The genomic interval ATGAGCCGCATTATCTTGCCGTATGACCGATAAGAGAGATTGCAGGATCGACCATGCCTGCAATGGTTCAAGGAGGGAACCGGACTGGGCGGAAGGATATGCAGGCATGGCCATACCTGCACAGAAAAGGAGATAATCATCATGGCTCATATCTTTTTTGAAAGGCTGGAGAACCGGCAAAGCACACAGGCACTGTATGGAGGAGAGGATTAAGACTCCCTGCCAACAAGCCCGTCGCTTCTGAGTGGGGAGAATCAAGTTTGTTTTACAGAGCTTACCCTCTGTACGGCGTCCAGCCGTCAAAACCCTGGCCGATTCCTGGTGGCGGTGGTTCTTCCGGCAGGATGGGTGGGTTCCTTAGTCTCTGGTGGAACACCCTGGAAGAATTTTGGGAGCAACGGTACCCCGATCATAGATTAATGTATATGATACACTTCCCTGCCAAAAAGTAATGTATGCAATAACAGCCGAAAGATAAAATCCGACAAACACTCATGCCCGGGACAGTGGAGAAAAACCGGCTGCCCCGCCGGGCATGAGTGCTGGAAAAATCTTTCCAGCTATCCATTATCCGCTGGCTCTGAAAGCCTCAAAAAGCACTGTGTCTGACCTTCTATCTTTGTGCTATCTCTGCCTCGAATAAGCTCGAATGGAATACCTCTTGCATTTTCTGAGGAGGACTTTCCAGCATAAGGAGGCGACCATTATGGCTCACATCTTTTTTGAAAGGCTTGAAAACCGGCAAAGCACCCAATCGCTGTATGCAGGGTATGGAATACCTGCCACTACACCGAGGCTCTATTATGGGATTCAGACCACTGACACGGCAACCTATTACGGGGTGGGAGTGCAGACAACTTCACAATATAACCCTCTTCTTTACCCATCCTTCGGCAGCTACCCCTGGGGCGGGTGGAGCAGTTGGGGTTACGGATATGGATACAATCCGTATGGATTTGGCAGCTATTCCCTGTTCAATCCCATCGCCCTTTGGAATAATCCCTTCACTCCATACGCCTCCCCCTGGGCAAATCCCTTCTCGAACCTGTGGGGCGGCATCAGTAACCTATTCTCTCCCTTGTGGAATATCTTCGGGGGGCTTTTCGGCTGGCAGTCCTCTCCCTGGTCTGGGTATCCTGTTTCTCCAGGGTCATATACACCCGATCCCGGAGGGGCTGTAGCAATCTATGCCGCTCCGATCAGCGGTCCGATTGCTCTCTATGCAATCGATCTGCCTTCAACAAGCACGTCTTATTCACCGCCTGGCTCTACCGTGTGGGCACTCTATGGGATCAGCCAGCCGGTCTCGAGCTGGCCTTATTAAATAAGGACGCTCATAGCAGTACGATCACACCTTTTAAAAGTGATCAGCCCCCTGGAGGGTGGTGTGTTCACAATCTATGACCTGTTCATAATTTTTATGATATTTTCCCGTAATGAATGGAGAGAGTCATCGTCTATAGAGGCAAAATGGTTTAGATAATGAAATAAAGAAAAAAATCGAAAATTCAGGTAATTTCCTTTGCCCTCCCTTGATAAGAGGAGTTAAACACTCCCATTTATCATCCCCTAGAACGGGGCCATCAACCCAAAAATTTTGGCCGTTGATGGCCCCTTTTTATTTTTGGGCAGGTTGTTGGGCCTGTTCTACCGCCTCAATCACATACCGGACCGAAGGAAGTGTCTGGGAGAGGGGTATTTCCCCTTTCAAGTATTTTAGCGTGTTGGTAACGATTTCAATCCGCTCCGGATCCGAAGGGTGGGATTGAAAGATGGGGAAAAGCTGAGTAATAGACTGGGCGTAGTTTTTATACACCTGATGATACTGCTGAGATTGCCTGTCATGCTGATTCTGGCTTTTTTTGAGCTGCTCTTCAGCCTGCTGAAGCTGCCGGCGGGCATCGGGAGAATCGGGTCTGGCCTGAAGCTGCCGATAAGAAGCATCATAGGCGAGCTTTCTCTGCTCCAGTTCACGGGCTGACTGCTGCAAGCTCGAATAGCTTCCCCGAAGCTCTTTTTCCTTCTCCTGCTTCACCTGGCTGGCCTGCTGACTCATCCTGGCAAAAAAATCCTCAAAGCCAAGAGGGTTATAGCCGGCCCGGTAAGTATACATTACCGCCAGAATATCCGCCTCCCGCTCGTGTCTTCGGGAGTAGCCGGAGGAGAGCGCCTGATTGGTCAGACCGATCAGTTGATCCGCGGTCTGATTTTGAAAGGCAACATTAGCCAGAACTGCACCAATGGTAGGAAGGAACATTGACCGTTGCTCTCTCTGCAGGTGGGCCCCGATTCCATGAGCCATTTCATGGGCCAGAATTCCAGCCAGCTCATCGTCGCTCTTGACATAATCAATCAAACCCGTGTAGACGTACAGCAATTCTCCGCCGGTATTGAAAGCATTGACCTGCTTGCTTTCGATAATCTTGACCCGGAATGGAATCTGCGGAGCATGAGACACAGCCCTGAGGCGGTCAACCATGGTTTGCAGCCTCTTGTTGAGAGCGGGATCGTTATTCAGCCGCTGACCTTCGGTTACCTTGGGATCTACAGCCGCAGCCTGACCCATGGCATCATCCCACTGGGCCGGAGCGCGGGTCAATGCTGCCGTCAGATCCTGCGCCGGTTCAAGTCCCAATGAGCTTTTGACCTGCCGGCTCACTTCAGCACAACCAGACAGGGAAAGAAAAACCCACAATACAAAAATCCAGGTTGCCACCTGGAACCCTTGATAGGCAGTCCTTATTTTCCTCTGAGGCCTTATCATAGCCATCTCGCTTCCCTCCCTTATGTTTGTTAGGATTCAGCAGCCAGGAGCTAATATTCTGACTCCTCTAGTATATCGTTACTCTACCATAAAAAAAACGGATCGGTCTACAGGAAAAAATGCTCTCACCTGGCAAAGCAAAAGGGGTGAGCCCGGAAATGAAGCTCACCCCTTTTGCCTTCTCGCAAAAACCGATAGTTAACTTCTTATATTGTCGGAACAACACTCAAGCTTACATTAAATTCTCCCGTGTCAGATTTGAGGAAGAGAGCATCATGGATAAGATAAGTTCCGGTCATGAAAGAGGCGCTGACCAGCGTGCAGGTCAAGTCTTCATAATATGTTACCAGGGATACCGGATCGAGGTAGGAGCCGCTCAGGGTAAAGGGACTTCCAAGATATGCGCCAGATACATTGATTGGGATCGGGATCAGTTTATTCAGGAGCAGCCCGGCAGTTCCTGAAACGGTCCTGGTGAGAGTATTATAGACCAGGTTCATATTGCAGATTCCCCCCTTAAGGCTGATATAGCTGAGCCAGGTACCACTCCAGGTTCCGGTTGGATTGATAAGCCCTCCACCTCCGCCAAGGAGAGTAGTCGTCAGGGTAGTCAGGGCAGCCGGTGAGCGAACCGGCTCGACCAATGGCAAAGTGTCAGATGCAAGAGGATATCTTCCCAGTCCATACAGGCCTAATCCCAAGCCTCCGTATAATCCGTAGAGTCCACCATATAACCCGCTGCCATAAAGGCCGTAGAGTCCACCTCCATACAAACCATAGCCATACAGCCCGCCGTAGATCGGAGAGCCATACAGACCATAGAGTCCATAGAGTCCGTAGCCATACAGCCCGCCGTAGATCGGGGAGCCATACAGGCCATAGAGCCCACCGTAACCATACAGCCCGCCATACAGGGCATAGTCATAAATAGTTCCTAAGGGGACACCATAGTTATAGTAGGCCTGTCCGTTCAGAGGCACACAAACCAGGGCTGTCAGGCAAAAGAGAATAACAGCTCCTAACTTCACTTTGGATAACTGCATAATTTACCTCCTTTAAACATAAAATCTTTAAGTATCCAATTGCCTGGATAAATCAAAAGAACTTAAAAGTAGTCTGCCTTGCCTTACCACCTCCTCTGATTAAGAACGTAATAGTATTATCTTTTCACTCAAACTAGTGCTCAATTGCATTTGGAAATCAAAGGAACATTCACTATAACAGCGGAAAAAACTCGACTTTGACGTTTATTGCCGAACCCCGGCACGGCCGGAATATTACAAGTTGCGAAAGAGATAAAAGCGAAGGGTTATCAGAATCCTGGAGAATGAGTCAACGAGAAGATATCAGTGAGTCTCAACAAGTCAGCAATTCCTGCTAGATCATCAATCTACCCTCCCTCAACATATCGTACGGCTAATGTATGGACTATAAATACAGACGGAAATCACCTTTCTCATATTATATACCGCCAAAATATTTCTTGACAAATTTATTTTAGCAGTGGAATCACTCTTTCAATTATGCTATGGTATCGAAATGATAATCCGGTCTCTTGATTATTACCTTGAACCTTTCCAGGTGGCCGCACATGTGGCTGAGCGGCCTGACTTTGCCTTTCTGGACAGCAGCGACCATCAGCATGGGCATGGTCGATGTTCGATAATCGCCCTTGAACCATTTCTTAAATTTTCCTATAACCAGGGGCAAAGCCAGCTTTCTTTCCTGAGACACACTGATCATGACCGGGACGATTCATCCTCTCAGATCACGGATGAGTTGTTCCCTTTCGACCTGATCAACCAGTTCACGGGCAGGGCGGGTGACCCATTCGGCACCCTGCGGAAATTACTGGCCATATTCCAAATTCCCGAACATCCAGCTTTTCCAATCCCGTTGGGAGCTTCGATTGGGTATATCTCATATGACCTTGGGGCGTCTCTGGAAGCAGAGGTACCGCTTCTTGATGGATTCCAGGAATGGCCGCAGATGGAGTGGAGATTCTACGATACTCTCCTGATCTTTGATCACCGTCAAAGGATTATCACTCTGGTTTCGACCGGCTTTCCCTTCCAGGGAGCACAGCAGGATCAGTGGGCGCAATTGCGGTTTTCCCGTTTTCTCGCTCTGCTGGAAAAAATTTCGGCTGAGGAAAGGGATTTTGAGGAGAATGGCAGGGATACGGGTAATTCCTTTTCCTTATGGCAAGATCCTGCTGACCTGCTGGTCAGCCCTCAGAGGCGTGACGTGCTGAGGTCCAATTTCACCGCTGTCTCCTACCAGGAATCGGTCAAAGTTATCAAGGAATATATCGCCCGTGGGGATGTCTATCAGGTAAACCTCTCCCAGCAATTCTCCTGCGAATCCGAAGAAGCGGGATTCGATATCTACCGGAAAATCCGCCGGGTCAACCGTGTTCCCTACGGGGGCTATCTTCGGTTCGGTCACCGGGAAATTCTCTGCTTCTCTATGGAGTGCTTTCTGCGGATGGAGGGCAGAAAGGTTCAAACCAGACCGATCAAAGGGACATTGCCCAGGGGCAAAACCAGGCGGGAAGACCTTGCCCAGGCCAGGAAATTATGGCAGAGTGAGAAAGACCGGGCAGAGCTTTTGATGGTGGTGGACATGGAAAGGAATGATCTTGGAAAGGTCTGCGATTATCACACCGTCCGGGTGGATCGGCTGTTTGAGGTGGAAAAATACGCCACTGTTTTTCATCTGGTATCGACCGTGAGCGGCCGATTACGACCTGAATTTGATCACCTGGACTGCCTTTTGGCCTGCTTTCCGGGAGGATCAATTACCGGCACGCCAAAGATCCGGGCCATGCAGGTTATCGCTGAGCTTGAGAAAATCAGGCGAGGGGTCTACTGCGGAGCACTTGGCTATTTTGGCTTTAATCGGATTTCCGATTTCAATATTCCCATCCGGACCATCCTCAAGCAGGGGCCACGGCTTTGGTTCAATGCCGGAGGCGGAGTAGTGGCAGACTCAGATCCTTATCTTGAATACCTGGAAACCCTGCACAAGGTCCGGGCATTTCTGGCCTGCCTGCTGCAGGCCACCAGCCCGGTGCCGGGTGAGATATTCTCCTCAACTCTCAGAGGCGAAAAAGGAAGCTACTGACAGCGCCACCATAATAAAGCCTCCTGCGATGTACAAAATAAATGGCAGAGAGAAGCGGTCGATACTTCCCCCTCCCCCCAGAAACAGCTCTCGATTGGCAATGAATCCCCAATAAAAGCAGAAAACAAAGGAAACCGATAAGCCAAGGCGATATCTTTTCAAAAGCAGACAAAAGGAAATAATGGACGTATAAAGCCCCATCTGCCATAAGGGAACCATCAATCTGTTGTTCCAGAGAAAAGCGCAGGGAACATTTCGCAGCAATTCTCCTATCTGACCCATGCCAATCTCCTCGTATTGTTATTAGAGTTAATTTTAGACCTTACTATCCTTATCGGAATCCCTGTCTCTGGTATCGGGGAGAGAGGAAAGGAAGTGAAGTAATCAAACCTTCTTCATAAATATGGCGTAGTTTATGCATCAAATAGCGACTAAAAGGAGGGCTATGAATCAAGGACCTCAACCTGATCTGAATTAACCAATACCATTGGGGGGAAAGATAGGAGATGAACCGCAATAACAACATATTATCAAAGGATAGTTCCTAATACCTCACACATTGCCATTTTTTTCTGTAACAATCGAGTGGAGACAGGTTATGAAAGAAGATAAAAGTTTTATGAGCTTGTTACTGGACATGCTGAAAAATGGAAGTGTAAGCCGACGGAATTTCATTAAACTGGCGACAGCATCAGGTATAACCCTTGCCGCAGCCGAAACTGTCATGGCTGCCCAGCCTACCGGATGGAGCTGCTTTGGCTGTCATAATCAGGCACCGTCATCACCATCTTTTATACCTGACCAGATCACCGAGGATTTAAGGAAGCATGCAGACAGTCTTGGCATCGAGCTTGTCTGGGATAGAGGTGCTCCCTGCGAATGGTCTCATAAAGGAACTGCCGGAGCCGCCGGGCTGTGTTGTTTCCGTTGTCAGATGGGGCCCTGTACTCTGGGAAAAGCTACGGGTGAGGAAAGAGGCACCTGCGGCGCTACCGCAGACATTATCGCTGCCCGTGATTTAATACGGCGTATTGCCGGGGGTACGGCTGCTCATGTCGAACATGCCAGGGCAGTAGCCAAGACACTGAAGGCAGTGGCCTTGGGAACGATTTCCGGCTACCATGTTGTAGATGTGGCAAAATTAGAGGCCATTTATACCGGATTAGGTTGCACGGGAGCAAATAAAGCACTTGCCGTAGCTGAAAAGAGTCTGGAAGACCTGGGAAAAAGCGAGGGAATTCCTGCATGGCTTGAATACCGGGCCAGCAGTGAACGGAAAAAGGTATGGGCGTCCCTGGGCATTCTCCCGACCGGTGCAGGTGCTGAAATCAGTGAAGCCCAGCACAGGACCCATATGGGTGTTGACGCTGACATGGCCCATCTGGCAACGTGTGGCCTCAAACTCGGATTGGTTGACGGATATTGCGGAATGCATATGGCTACCAATCTGCAGGATGTCATTTTTGGTACTCCAGCCCTGACAACTGCCAAAGCAAACCTTACGGTAATCGAGAGAGATAAGATCAATCTGGTGGTCCACGGTCATGAGCCGATCTTATCGGAAAAGATCGTCGAGGCAGCCAATACCTATAACAGCACCAGGCCATCTGTGCCAATTAATGTCGTAGGCATGTGTTGTACCGGAAATGAAGTCCTCATGAGAAAAGGTATTAATGCTGCCGGTACTATGGTACAACAGGAATTAGCCATAGTTACCGGCGCGGTAGAGGCAATGGTGGTAGATGTCCAGTGCATTATTCCCAATGTACAAAGGGTCGCCTCACGGTTTCACACCAAAATAATCACTACCAATCCACACGCCAGGATTACCGGTGCTCTGCATATCGAATTCGAACCGCAAAATGCTGATTCGGTGGCCCGGGAAATTGTACAAACCGCTGTTCAAAACTATCGGAATCGAGATCAATCCAAGGTGTATATTCCCGATATTCCTCCCAAGGATATTGTGGCTGGTTTCTCGGTTGAACAAATCATTCAGGCCCTTGCAGCCATAAACCCGACCAGTCCCTTGAAACCATTGGTAGATAATATCGCTGCCAATAATATCCGGGGTATCGTTGCGGTCGTAGGCTGTGTCACTCCCCGTGATACCTACGGTTATCGCCATGTTACCATAACCAAAAGGCTTTTGGCGGAGAACATCCTGGTTGTCGGAACCGGGTGCTGGGGACATGTGGCTGGACAATATGGACTTCTCACCGCAGATCCTGCCTACCCCGGTGTGGGCGACGGGCTCAAAGCGGTTTTACAGGCGGTAGCAAAAGCAAATGGGCTCGAAGCTCTGCCAGCCTGCTGGCATATGGGATCGTGCGTGGATAACAGCAGAATCGAAGATGTGGTGAATGCGGTCGCCGGTTATTTAAACATCAAGAACAGCCAGTTACCCATAGCTGCCTCCGCCCCTGAATTTATCACCGAAAAAGCTGTGTCTATCGGCACCTGGGCGGTCGATCTTGGCATCTTCACCCATATCGGCGCTCAGCCCTATATCAGTGGAAGCCAAAATTTGGTTAATCTTCTGACTGATGGCGTGGAAACCCTTACCGGAGGAAAATTCTACGTAGAGCAGGATCCTGAAAAAGCTGCCGATACCCTGATAGGTGTGGTGAACGAAAAACGCCGGAATCTCGGCTTGCCGGTGACTGCCTGCAATGGCGATCTCAATGGAGACAAGCAGATCACCCCGGTGGATGCTCTGATTGCCTTCAAGTGCTATACGGAAGCTAAGCCTTGCCCGGATTGTGCTGATGTAAACAAGGATGGCGAGGTTACTCCAGCGGATGCTCTTTGCTTATTCCACAAGTACCTCCAAAAACCGAATTGCCTTGATTGATCATTCGGAAAATCGGGGGCAGCTACCCCGCTTTTTAAAAAGCGGGGGGTAGCTGCCCCTTTTCTTTTTCGTGCTCTCCTGCTGAGAGTCTATCACAAAATGATCGGATATGCCGGTGGAAAATATCCGAAGGATGAAGTACAATATATTGTGTGGCAATGAATTATTATCCTATAATAGCAGGATAACCAGACAAAGGAGCAAAGGAGAGTATGCGCTTTCTCAATCCCAAGACGGATTTTGCCTTCAAGAAGATATTCGGCAGCAGGCAGAGTAAGGATATTCTGCTTTCCTTCATCAATGCCATGCTGCGCTTCAATCCAGAGCATGAGATTGTCGATCTGACGATTATCGATCCTTACCAGGCCCCCCAGATCAAGGGGATGAAGGATACCTACCTGGATGTCAAGGCCAGAAGCAAAGACGGCAGAGAGATTATCATCGAGATGCAGGTATTGAATGTGGCTGGCTTTGAAAAGAGGATTCTCTACAATGCAGCCAAATCCTATTCCAATCAACTGAAGGAGGGAGAAGACTACCTGAAGCTCAATCCGGTCATAGCCCTTACCATTACTGATTTTATCATGTTCGAGGAGCCAAAGATTATCAGCAAATTCTGCCTCACAGAAAAGGATGATTTCTTCCAGTACCCCAATTCTGATCTTGAGCTGGTGTTTGTCGAACTGCCGAAGTTTAAGAAAACCGAAAAGCAGTTAGCCGATATCACGGATAAATGGATATACTTTCTGAAGAAGGCAGGCTCATTGGAGTTAGTCCCGAAAACCCTGGCGGTCG from bacterium carries:
- a CDS encoding M48 family metallopeptidase: MAMIRPQRKIRTAYQGFQVATWIFVLWVFLSLSGCAEVSRQVKSSLGLEPAQDLTAALTRAPAQWDDAMGQAAAVDPKVTEGQRLNNDPALNKRLQTMVDRLRAVSHAPQIPFRVKIIESKQVNAFNTGGELLYVYTGLIDYVKSDDELAGILAHEMAHGIGAHLQREQRSMFLPTIGAVLANVAFQNQTADQLIGLTNQALSSGYSRRHEREADILAVMYTYRAGYNPLGFEDFFARMSQQASQVKQEKEKELRGSYSSLQQSARELEQRKLAYDASYRQLQARPDSPDARRQLQQAEEQLKKSQNQHDRQSQQYHQVYKNYAQSITQLFPIFQSHPSDPERIEIVTNTLKYLKGEIPLSQTLPSVRYVIEAVEQAQQPAQK
- the pabB gene encoding aminodeoxychorismate synthase component I; the encoded protein is MESLFQLCYGIEMIIRSLDYYLEPFQVAAHVAERPDFAFLDSSDHQHGHGRCSIIALEPFLKFSYNQGQSQLSFLRHTDHDRDDSSSQITDELFPFDLINQFTGRAGDPFGTLRKLLAIFQIPEHPAFPIPLGASIGYISYDLGASLEAEVPLLDGFQEWPQMEWRFYDTLLIFDHRQRIITLVSTGFPFQGAQQDQWAQLRFSRFLALLEKISAEERDFEENGRDTGNSFSLWQDPADLLVSPQRRDVLRSNFTAVSYQESVKVIKEYIARGDVYQVNLSQQFSCESEEAGFDIYRKIRRVNRVPYGGYLRFGHREILCFSMECFLRMEGRKVQTRPIKGTLPRGKTRREDLAQARKLWQSEKDRAELLMVVDMERNDLGKVCDYHTVRVDRLFEVEKYATVFHLVSTVSGRLRPEFDHLDCLLACFPGGSITGTPKIRAMQVIAELEKIRRGVYCGALGYFGFNRISDFNIPIRTILKQGPRLWFNAGGGVVADSDPYLEYLETLHKVRAFLACLLQATSPVPGEIFSSTLRGEKGSY
- the cooS gene encoding anaerobic carbon-monoxide dehydrogenase catalytic subunit — translated: MSLLLDMLKNGSVSRRNFIKLATASGITLAAAETVMAAQPTGWSCFGCHNQAPSSPSFIPDQITEDLRKHADSLGIELVWDRGAPCEWSHKGTAGAAGLCCFRCQMGPCTLGKATGEERGTCGATADIIAARDLIRRIAGGTAAHVEHARAVAKTLKAVALGTISGYHVVDVAKLEAIYTGLGCTGANKALAVAEKSLEDLGKSEGIPAWLEYRASSERKKVWASLGILPTGAGAEISEAQHRTHMGVDADMAHLATCGLKLGLVDGYCGMHMATNLQDVIFGTPALTTAKANLTVIERDKINLVVHGHEPILSEKIVEAANTYNSTRPSVPINVVGMCCTGNEVLMRKGINAAGTMVQQELAIVTGAVEAMVVDVQCIIPNVQRVASRFHTKIITTNPHARITGALHIEFEPQNADSVAREIVQTAVQNYRNRDQSKVYIPDIPPKDIVAGFSVEQIIQALAAINPTSPLKPLVDNIAANNIRGIVAVVGCVTPRDTYGYRHVTITKRLLAENILVVGTGCWGHVAGQYGLLTADPAYPGVGDGLKAVLQAVAKANGLEALPACWHMGSCVDNSRIEDVVNAVAGYLNIKNSQLPIAASAPEFITEKAVSIGTWAVDLGIFTHIGAQPYISGSQNLVNLLTDGVETLTGGKFYVEQDPEKAADTLIGVVNEKRRNLGLPVTACNGDLNGDKQITPVDALIAFKCYTEAKPCPDCADVNKDGEVTPADALCLFHKYLQKPNCLD
- a CDS encoding Rpn family recombination-promoting nuclease/putative transposase; protein product: MRFLNPKTDFAFKKIFGSRQSKDILLSFINAMLRFNPEHEIVDLTIIDPYQAPQIKGMKDTYLDVKARSKDGREIIIEMQVLNVAGFEKRILYNAAKSYSNQLKEGEDYLKLNPVIALTITDFIMFEEPKIISKFCLTEKDDFFQYPNSDLELVFVELPKFKKTEKQLADITDKWIYFLKKAGSLELVPKTLAVEQPISHAFQIANKANLTRKELDDQERREMFIRDQRGIVIKAIEQGLEQGIKQGIKQGIKQGIKQGRQQGLLEAISLGLELKFGEEGSQLVGQINKIDSIEQLEKIKEAIRTASSCKEIENLILNVRGNKSVGS